In Anseongella ginsenosidimutans, one genomic interval encodes:
- a CDS encoding DUF4294 domain-containing protein has translation MVYKYIGAVFLFFLALAVCTPEAVLGQQVQEKTGAGSSGSDTIPHLMLSPVFVTGKLVFKSRREQVRYTKLRRDVLKVLPYAKFAGARYREMEYELLHAKNEKEQKKIIDRIEQDIKDNFEKDLRNLTITQGKILIKLIDRETGRTSYVLLQELKSRFSAFFWQSVARVFGHDLKERYDAEEEEEIEKVIRSVEMDRYYQLYNGQNYLQVQHRKDQRTKD, from the coding sequence GTGGTATATAAATACATTGGAGCTGTTTTCTTATTCTTCCTGGCGCTGGCAGTCTGTACCCCGGAAGCGGTCCTTGGGCAGCAGGTGCAGGAAAAAACCGGCGCCGGTTCTTCCGGAAGTGATACCATTCCGCATTTAATGCTGAGCCCGGTTTTCGTTACCGGGAAGCTCGTCTTTAAAAGTCGCCGCGAACAGGTGCGTTATACCAAGCTACGACGCGACGTCCTGAAAGTGTTGCCCTATGCAAAGTTTGCCGGGGCCAGGTACCGGGAAATGGAATATGAACTCCTGCATGCGAAGAACGAAAAGGAACAGAAAAAGATCATCGATAGAATAGAGCAGGATATTAAGGATAATTTCGAGAAGGACCTTCGCAACCTGACCATCACCCAGGGAAAAATCCTGATTAAACTTATAGACCGTGAAACCGGACGCACCAGTTATGTGTTATTACAGGAATTAAAAAGTAGGTTCAGCGCTTTCTTCTGGCAATCGGTGGCAAGGGTTTTCGGACATGACCTGAAGGAACGTTACGACGCTGAAGAAGAGGAAGAAATAGAAAAGGTGATCCGCTCGGTTGAAATGGATCGGTATTATCAGCTTTATAATGGACAAAACTATCTTCAGGTTCAGCATAGAAAAGATCAACGGACAAAAGATTAG
- a CDS encoding RelA/SpoT family protein: MPELVIDLEAEKKEIIKRYRALLRACKPTLQKGDKKLIRKAFVKSMEAHKEMRRKSGEPYIYHPVAVAQICAEEIGLGTTSIVCALLHDTVEDTDLTLEDIEQEFGPKCSHIIDGLTKISGVFDQSSSLQAENFRKMLLTLADDVRVILIKLADRLHNMRTMEHMPREKQLKISSETIYLYAPLAHRLGLYAIKSELEDLSMKYTETATYKFIAQKLKETKADRRRFIREFIEPLKKALADQGLNAQVMGRPKSIHSIWTKMKNKGVPFEEVYDLFAIRVILDSHPENEKSDCWKAYSLVTDFYHPNPDRLRDWISSPKGNGYESLHTTVMGPKGRWVEVQIRTKRMDEIAEKGFAAHWKYKESSSDSGLDNWIRKVRETLSNPETNALDFIDEFKMNLFSDEVFVFTPKGQLVKLPNNATALDFAFEIHTDIGARCIGAKVNHKLVPLSYQLQNGDQLEIITSGKQKPKEDWLSTVVTAKAKSKIKASLKEERRRVAEEGKEMLDRKMNALKIPVNSNNLHKIAYFLKLSSIQELYYQFATGKVEAKHLKGYLEAEKAVENKLPEKIENNNIDRLLRSVKSKADAALLIGEDLGRIDYKLATCCNPIPGDDVFGFVTVSEGIKIHRTSCPNAARLLANFGYRVVKAKWTGTQEIAFLTGLKITGIDDIGVVNNITKVISNDLKVNIRSIMIDSNDGIFEGSIMVYVHGTSHLDNLIKTLKQVNGVLTVDRFEAVR, translated from the coding sequence ATGCCAGAGTTAGTTATTGATCTGGAGGCGGAGAAGAAAGAGATCATCAAACGCTACAGGGCGCTTCTCAGAGCTTGCAAGCCTACTTTACAAAAGGGGGATAAGAAACTGATAAGGAAAGCTTTTGTAAAGTCGATGGAAGCGCATAAGGAAATGCGCCGCAAATCAGGAGAACCTTATATCTATCATCCCGTGGCCGTAGCGCAGATATGTGCGGAAGAAATAGGATTGGGCACTACATCCATTGTTTGTGCCTTGCTGCATGATACGGTCGAAGATACCGATCTAACCCTGGAGGATATAGAACAGGAATTCGGACCGAAATGCTCCCATATTATCGACGGCCTCACTAAGATATCGGGGGTTTTCGATCAAAGTTCTTCCCTGCAGGCGGAGAATTTCCGGAAAATGCTGCTCACCCTGGCCGATGATGTCAGGGTTATCCTGATCAAACTGGCCGACCGCCTCCATAATATGCGTACCATGGAGCATATGCCCCGTGAAAAGCAGCTGAAAATTTCTTCGGAAACCATTTATCTCTATGCTCCGTTGGCCCACCGGTTGGGACTCTATGCGATTAAATCGGAGCTGGAAGACCTTTCCATGAAATATACCGAAACGGCGACCTATAAATTCATTGCTCAGAAGCTGAAAGAAACCAAGGCAGACAGGCGGCGTTTCATAAGAGAATTTATTGAGCCGCTGAAAAAAGCGCTTGCCGATCAGGGCCTGAATGCCCAGGTAATGGGCAGGCCGAAGTCCATTCATTCCATCTGGACCAAAATGAAGAACAAAGGGGTTCCCTTCGAGGAAGTCTATGATTTGTTCGCCATCCGGGTAATCCTTGATAGTCATCCTGAAAACGAAAAGTCTGATTGCTGGAAAGCCTATTCCCTTGTCACGGACTTCTATCACCCCAATCCTGACCGGCTGCGCGACTGGATCTCCAGCCCTAAGGGCAACGGGTATGAATCGCTCCATACAACCGTAATGGGCCCCAAGGGACGATGGGTAGAAGTGCAGATACGTACTAAGAGAATGGACGAAATTGCGGAGAAAGGTTTCGCCGCCCATTGGAAATACAAAGAATCCAGCAGTGACAGCGGATTGGACAACTGGATCCGGAAGGTTCGAGAAACCCTGAGCAACCCGGAGACCAATGCACTTGACTTTATTGACGAGTTCAAGATGAACCTGTTCTCTGACGAGGTCTTCGTGTTTACGCCCAAAGGACAATTGGTGAAACTTCCCAATAATGCCACGGCACTGGACTTTGCATTTGAAATACATACCGATATCGGAGCCCGCTGTATTGGCGCGAAAGTAAATCATAAGCTGGTTCCTTTAAGCTACCAGTTGCAGAACGGCGACCAGCTGGAGATCATTACTTCCGGAAAGCAAAAGCCGAAGGAAGACTGGCTAAGCACCGTGGTGACGGCAAAGGCAAAATCAAAGATCAAGGCTTCGCTGAAGGAAGAACGCCGCAGAGTGGCCGAGGAAGGCAAGGAAATGCTGGACAGGAAAATGAATGCCCTCAAGATCCCGGTCAATTCCAATAATCTGCATAAGATCGCCTATTTCCTTAAGCTGTCAAGCATCCAGGAACTTTATTACCAGTTCGCTACAGGCAAAGTGGAAGCAAAACACCTGAAGGGCTACCTGGAAGCGGAAAAAGCGGTGGAGAACAAGCTTCCGGAAAAGATAGAGAACAATAATATAGACCGGCTGCTCCGCTCGGTGAAGAGCAAGGCAGACGCCGCTTTGCTGATCGGGGAAGACCTGGGCCGTATTGATTACAAACTGGCTACCTGCTGCAATCCCATACCCGGCGACGATGTATTCGGCTTTGTTACTGTCAGCGAAGGAATAAAGATCCATCGTACCAGTTGCCCCAATGCGGCGCGCCTGCTGGCGAATTTCGGTTACAGGGTGGTAAAAGCCAAATGGACCGGAACCCAGGAAATTGCCTTTCTCACCGGCCTCAAGATCACCGGCATTGATGATATAGGAGTGGTAAACAATATAACCAAAGTGATTTCAAATGATCTGAAGGTGAACATCCGATCCATAATGATCGATAGCAACGACGGTATTTTCGAGGGCTCTATCATGGTTTATGTCCACGGAACATCCCATTTGGACAACCTTATTAAAACCCTGAAGCAGGTAAACGGGGTTTTAACAGTTGACCGCTTCGAGGCGGTTCGTTAA
- a CDS encoding Fur family transcriptional regulator, translating into MVKAETTKMVRKIFEGYLEKNSLRKTPERFAILEEIYSRDDHFDVESLYIHMKNKKYRVSRATVYNTLELLVSCDLVTKHQFGKNMAQFEKSYGYHQHDHIICLDCGKVVEFCDPRIQQIQSMMGSLLKFDIKHHSLNLYGACQKLRGNGTCESYVQN; encoded by the coding sequence ATGGTGAAGGCCGAAACGACAAAAATGGTTCGGAAGATTTTTGAAGGCTACCTTGAAAAGAACAGCCTCCGGAAGACGCCCGAACGGTTCGCTATATTGGAAGAAATTTATTCCCGTGACGATCATTTTGATGTGGAATCGCTTTACATCCATATGAAGAATAAAAAGTACAGGGTAAGCAGGGCTACGGTCTATAATACGCTGGAGCTGCTGGTCTCATGCGACCTGGTCACCAAGCATCAGTTTGGAAAAAACATGGCCCAGTTTGAAAAATCGTACGGTTATCATCAGCATGACCACATCATCTGCCTGGACTGTGGAAAAGTCGTGGAGTTCTGCGATCCGAGGATCCAGCAAATCCAGAGTATGATGGGCAGCCTGCTGAAATTTGACATTAAACATCATTCGCTCAACCTGTATGGCGCCTGCCAGAAATTACGCGGCAACGGTACCTGTGAGTCTTACGTCCAAAATTAA
- a CDS encoding adenylosuccinate synthase: MQVDVLLGLQWGDEGKGKIVDVLSPQYDLIARFQGGPNAGHTLEFDGKKFVLHTIPSGIFFENTLNLIGNGVVIDPVILREEIRVLQQAGSDPLASGNLVVSRKAHLILPTHRLLDAASENKMGLNKIGSTLKGIGPTYMDKTGRNGLRVGDIALPDFRERYEKLRDKHKGLLDNSGYSYEEGLEEKEKQFFQAIEFISQLKFVDGEHLVNSYLADGKKVLAEGAQGTLLDIDFGSYPFVTSSNTTTAGACTGLGVAPGRIGEVFGIFKAYCTRVGGGPFPTELENETGEQLRAQGHEFGATTGRPRRCGWIDLPALKYAIMLNGVSQLVMTKADVLSGFGRIYACTHYQYDGELIDYMPYDICSRKAEPVWKEIDGWKEDISGCRSEEELPASLANYISFLEKELGVPVKYLSVGPDRTQTLQLT; this comes from the coding sequence ATGCAAGTTGATGTGCTCCTTGGCCTTCAGTGGGGTGACGAAGGAAAAGGGAAAATAGTGGACGTTCTGAGTCCGCAATACGATCTCATAGCAAGGTTTCAGGGCGGTCCGAATGCCGGGCATACGCTCGAATTCGACGGTAAGAAATTCGTACTTCATACCATCCCTTCCGGGATATTTTTTGAGAATACGCTGAACCTGATCGGCAACGGCGTGGTCATTGACCCGGTGATCCTGCGGGAAGAGATCCGGGTCCTGCAGCAAGCCGGTTCCGATCCCCTCGCTTCGGGCAATCTGGTCGTTTCCCGGAAAGCCCACCTTATTCTTCCTACGCATCGCCTGCTGGATGCCGCGTCGGAAAATAAAATGGGCCTCAATAAAATTGGCTCTACCCTGAAGGGTATCGGACCTACCTACATGGACAAAACCGGCCGGAACGGCCTCCGCGTAGGAGATATCGCCCTGCCCGACTTCCGGGAACGTTACGAAAAGCTTCGGGACAAACACAAAGGCTTGCTTGACAATTCAGGCTATTCCTATGAGGAAGGGCTGGAAGAAAAGGAAAAGCAATTCTTCCAGGCCATCGAATTTATTTCACAGTTGAAATTCGTAGACGGGGAACACCTGGTCAACAGTTACCTGGCAGACGGAAAAAAAGTACTGGCTGAAGGAGCGCAGGGCACTTTGCTGGATATCGATTTTGGCTCCTACCCCTTCGTTACTTCCTCTAACACTACCACGGCGGGCGCCTGCACCGGGCTGGGGGTTGCGCCCGGACGTATCGGAGAAGTATTCGGCATCTTTAAAGCTTATTGCACGCGCGTTGGCGGAGGCCCCTTCCCCACTGAACTGGAAAATGAAACCGGTGAACAACTGCGGGCGCAGGGACATGAATTCGGTGCTACCACAGGCAGGCCGCGGCGCTGCGGGTGGATAGACCTTCCGGCTCTGAAATATGCGATCATGCTGAACGGCGTCAGCCAGCTGGTCATGACAAAGGCAGACGTACTCAGCGGCTTCGGGCGGATATACGCCTGCACCCATTACCAATACGACGGGGAATTAATTGATTATATGCCTTACGATATCTGTTCCCGGAAAGCAGAACCTGTCTGGAAAGAAATAGACGGCTGGAAGGAAGACATCTCGGGTTGCCGCTCCGAAGAAGAGCTTCCCGCTAGTCTTGCAAATTATATTTCCTTCCTCGAAAAGGAGCTTGGCGTACCGGTCAAATACCTGTCAGTAGGCCCTGACCGCACCCAGACCCTGCAATTAACCTGA
- a CDS encoding anthranilate synthase component I family protein → MFHMNAAEEFSIDDPEQFKLKAFYRASRQEHVCCLDSGGYHEGHSSFDWLIGSGARSSLQPVENCFGALETFIKEVPGWKLGFLGYDLKNEVERLSSENSDPLGFPPLYFFVPRELIMLKGNSVRISSESSPSGVFREILDTPLPEAGAPPPPPRIRQRVSRAGYLETVAAIRRHIVEGDVYELNYCLDFYAENYECDPARLFLRLNETAPAPFASFLKLGKQFILCASPERFLKKTGSRIISQPIKGTIRRSEHPGEDQALKKALRNSEKEQAENVMIVDLVRNDLSRSAVPGTVRVSELFGIHTFRHWHQMISTVEAEAKPGLSAADIIRHAFPMGSMTGAPKIMAMKLIDKFEEVKRGAFSGAIGYFSPEGDFDFNVVIRSILYNSQTGYLSFPVGSAITYDSVAENEYEECLLKAKAIRNLFNSAR, encoded by the coding sequence ATGTTCCACATGAATGCTGCCGAAGAATTCAGCATCGACGATCCGGAACAATTCAAGCTAAAGGCCTTTTACAGGGCCAGCCGTCAGGAACACGTCTGTTGCCTTGATTCCGGCGGTTACCATGAGGGCCATTCCTCTTTTGACTGGCTTATCGGATCGGGAGCCCGAAGCAGCTTACAGCCAGTCGAAAACTGCTTCGGGGCACTGGAAACTTTCATAAAGGAAGTTCCCGGCTGGAAGCTCGGCTTCCTGGGATACGATCTTAAAAACGAAGTAGAAAGGCTTTCTTCCGAAAATTCCGATCCGTTGGGATTCCCGCCGCTTTATTTCTTTGTTCCCCGCGAACTCATTATGCTGAAAGGAAATTCCGTCCGGATCAGCAGCGAATCCAGCCCTTCCGGGGTATTCCGGGAAATACTGGATACGCCGCTTCCTGAGGCAGGCGCTCCGCCGCCGCCGCCGCGCATCCGGCAACGCGTCTCCAGGGCGGGCTATCTCGAAACAGTAGCGGCGATCCGCCGCCATATTGTGGAAGGCGACGTGTACGAACTGAATTATTGTCTTGATTTTTACGCCGAGAACTATGAATGTGACCCCGCCCGCCTGTTTCTGCGCCTGAACGAAACCGCCCCTGCTCCCTTTGCATCTTTTCTGAAACTGGGTAAGCAATTTATACTCTGCGCTTCTCCCGAACGTTTCTTAAAGAAAACGGGAAGCCGGATCATCTCCCAGCCCATCAAAGGTACGATACGGCGCAGCGAGCATCCCGGGGAAGACCAGGCGCTAAAAAAAGCCCTGCGGAACAGCGAAAAGGAACAAGCGGAAAACGTAATGATCGTTGATCTTGTTCGCAATGACCTTTCCCGCAGTGCCGTGCCCGGAACCGTCCGGGTAAGCGAGCTTTTCGGGATCCACACTTTCCGGCACTGGCACCAGATGATCTCCACGGTAGAAGCCGAAGCAAAACCGGGACTTTCCGCCGCCGACATCATCCGCCATGCCTTTCCTATGGGCTCCATGACGGGAGCGCCAAAGATCATGGCCATGAAGCTGATCGACAAATTTGAAGAAGTAAAAAGGGGCGCGTTCTCAGGGGCCATCGGGTATTTTTCCCCCGAAGGAGATTTCGATTTCAACGTAGTCATCCGCTCCATACTTTATAACAGCCAAACCGGCTACCTCTCTTTCCCGGTAGGAAGCGCCATCACCTACGATTCAGTCGCTGAAAACGAATACGAGGAATGTTTGTTAAAAGCAAAGGCCATCAGGAACCTCTTTAATTCCGCCAGATGA